A portion of the bacterium genome contains these proteins:
- the hypD gene encoding hydrogenase formation protein HypD yields the protein MRYLDEFQDQKLAQGLIKAIEALTDKEICLMEVCGTHTVAIFKHGIKRLLPDSLRLLSGPGCPVCVTPDRDIDAAIFLSTRQDVVLATFGDMIKVPGTTGSLEKQRAEGADIRVVYSILDALGIAQNAPSKKVIFLGAGFETTSPSIASTIHLARQEGIDNFWVYSCHKLIPPAMQALLEAGEARIDGFICPGHVSTIIGSLPYEFIPLKFGVPCVIAGFEPLDILQSIYMLLKQIREGKSLVEIQYRRCVKPEGNQRAISRLYEVFEVADSEWRGIGLIPDSGLRIKKEYSNFDASLHFELPPLKVSQKKSGCICGQILRGISPPLDCLLFRQRCTPENPIGLCMVSSEGTCAAYYNYGHRGQSLLERAEIGLHL from the coding sequence ATGAGATACTTAGATGAATTTCAGGATCAAAAACTGGCCCAGGGTCTGATCAAGGCCATCGAAGCCCTAACAGATAAAGAGATTTGTCTGATGGAGGTCTGCGGCACCCATACGGTGGCCATTTTTAAACACGGGATAAAGAGACTTCTTCCGGACTCACTCAGGCTCCTTTCCGGTCCGGGTTGTCCGGTCTGTGTAACCCCTGACCGGGATATAGATGCGGCCATTTTTCTTTCCACCCGGCAGGATGTTGTTCTGGCCACCTTTGGCGACATGATAAAGGTGCCAGGAACCACAGGCTCTCTTGAAAAACAGCGGGCAGAGGGCGCTGATATTCGAGTTGTTTATTCCATTCTGGATGCCCTGGGAATAGCCCAAAATGCCCCCTCAAAGAAGGTGATATTTTTAGGGGCGGGGTTTGAAACCACCTCTCCCAGTATCGCCTCGACCATACATCTGGCCAGACAGGAGGGAATTGATAATTTCTGGGTCTACTCCTGCCATAAATTGATCCCCCCGGCGATGCAAGCCTTACTTGAAGCCGGAGAAGCCAGGATCGATGGCTTTATCTGTCCGGGTCATGTGAGCACTATTATAGGCTCCCTTCCCTATGAATTCATTCCGCTAAAGTTTGGGGTTCCCTGTGTTATCGCGGGTTTTGAACCATTGGATATCCTTCAATCCATATATATGTTATTAAAGCAGATCAGGGAGGGAAAGAGTTTGGTGGAGATTCAATACCGAAGGTGCGTAAAACCAGAGGGGAACCAGCGAGCCATCTCCAGACTTTATGAGGTGTTTGAGGTGGCAGATTCAGAGTGGCGTGGAATAGGTTTAATTCCTGATTCTGGCTTAAGGATAAAAAAGGAGTATAGTAACTTTGACGCCTCCTTGCACTTTGAGCTTCCTCCCCTCAAGGTCAGTCAAAAAAAATCCGGCTGTATCTGCGGTCAGATACTTCGAGGAATATCGCCCCCCCTTGATTGCCTGCTTTTCAGACAAAGATGCACCCCCGAGAATCCAATTGGCCTCTGTATGGTCTCTTCAGAAGGAACTTGTGCCGCCTATTACAATTATGGGCATCGTGGCCAATCCCTGCTTGAAAGGGCAGAGATCGGTTTACACCTTTAG